ATGTCTTCAAACAAAAATGGCTGTACGATTATGCACGAACTATTTGTTATTACTGCTATGGGGAATTGACATTAGACGAGTTTCCGATCTCTTCCAAGCGTGATGTCAAGGCTCAAAAGGCGCGAGACGAGATCAACAAGATGCTGGAACCCCACGGTTTTTTTGTTACATCCATAAACTTAAGCGACTATCGTTATTACAGGGAATATGCAGAAAAGATCCAGGAGCGAAGATTGGCCGACAAAGAGGTTGAGGAACAAAAAACCAGGGCTTCCGCTGCAAGAGAAAACCAGAGAAGGGTTGTTGTTGAGGAAACGAAAAAGTTGGAAGTAGAAGTAGCAAGATTTCGGGGTGAATGTGATAAGCGCATCATGGATGCAAGAGGTAGTGCTGAGGCCAAAAAACAGGATGCTGATGCGTATCTTATCCGAGCAAGATTTGAAGCTGATGCTGCGTATGAAAGGCTTGCAAAAGAGGCAGAAGCTATTCTTGCTACACTAAAGACAGAGGCAGAAGGCGTTCGATTATTACGTAACGCACTGGAAGGAGAAGGGGGACGGAATTTGGTCAGGCTGGAATATGCCAGACGTCTAAAACAGGCAATTATCAGAAGCACCCCAATTATCAGGCAAGGCGTTGAAACACCGCAAAGCATACAAAGATTTAAGTATATTGAGGATGCACCCAAGATCGATTACATGTTCCCAGAACCTCCAGATGCAGCTTTGGTTAGTCCACTAAAGCCAGGGCCGGATAAGTCCCCATAATTAACTTTACCATTTTCAATTAACGTCGATCAATAAAGAGGTGAAAATGCACATAGGCAAGATTACCGCAAAATATATTATTCCTATTGGAATCGTCACATTTATTGCCGCGTTTATCATTGGTGTCAAATTCTTTGTTATCAAAGTAGGTGTTGATCAAGTAGGTGTAAGAACAATCATCTGGGGTGTAAAGCGAGGTATCGTACAGAAGGATTACGGGCCTGGATGGCACAGGGCAGTTACAGCTATCGATCAATGGGATCTTTATGACAGCACGGTACAGACCCTCGAACTTGCCAAAGAACCTTCACGTTTGGGACATGACGAGCGGAAGGAAGCTGCTATCAGAACTGCAGATGATTATGATGTCTCAGCTGACATCATCGTTAAATATCAGATCAAAAGGGGAGAGGCGTGGCAGCTGCGTCAAGATATTGGTGTTGGAGAACGGTACAAAATCATCGTGGAAAATGAAACGCGCGATATCGCCAGAAGTGTGCTCGGTAAGATGGTGGAACGAGATTTATACAATCCGGAAGAAAAGCGGAAAAGGGCAGCAGAATTTAAAATACAACTTACGGAAAGGTTAGTTCCTCGTCATGTAGATATAATTGACGTGCTCATTTTAGAATTGAGATTTGACCCACAACTGGAAAGAAAGATTAAAAATATTAAATTGGCTGAACTTGATAATGTTCTAAACAAATCAAAGGCGCTTGCCGCAGAACAAAGAGGTATTACCCAAACGATCGATGCAGATACAGAGGCTATTGCGCAGAAAATTGGCGGCGACAAAGAGAGAGCAATCACCGTACTCGATGCTGAAACCACAAAAAAGACAATAGAACTTCTCGCCGAGGCTGATAAATATTTAATCCAGAGGAAGGCAGAAGGCGACCTTTACAAGGAGCAAAGGATAGCAGACGGAAATCTTTTAATTAAACAATCACAAGCAGAGGGAGAACGGTTGCGAAGAGAGGCAATTTCAGGCATGGGAGGAGACATTATTGTAGCCCTTGAAGCAGCTCGCAACGTCAACCTCGCAGATGTAAATATTTCAAGCCTTGATATAAATCTTCTCGATGTCGATGATATGGCCACACGATTGGGTGTTTCAGATACCAAGGGTAAGCTTCGTGTTGATACAAAGACGTTTCAAGAAATTCAGGAAATGTTAAACCAGCCAAGAGGTACAGACACCGCAAGAATTAAATAAGTCTATTGTCCCTTTTTTTCTCGCGGCATAAAAATGGTGTATTTGCACCATTTTCCCCCTCGTAAAATCGTTCAAAAGTATATTCATCTCTGCTATAGCACTGTGTGATAAATACTTAAGATTTAGACCGACAAAGGAATAAGGTTTGCTAGGTTTATAAAAACTGAATTAATTCATATTTATTAAACTTTTTTTTCAACAATATTTTTTTGAGAAGACTATATTATGCGACATATACAAAAAATGTTACGGAACTGTTGCTTCATCATTGTATTACATCTGTTATGTATCGTAAGTATAACAACAAATGACTCTCTTGCATCAGATGAGTCAACTGGTAAAATACAAACACAGAAAACCGTTAAGTATTCAACTTTTTTTGACAAAAAAACACATTGGTGTGATGCGATGGTAATTACTTGTACAGATTTCCGGTTCACAACTGCGACACAAGAATTTATAAATAATCGATTAGGACTAAAGGGTAATTATGACTACATATCTATCCCCGGTTCTATACGTAATTTGCTTGATTCAAAGACAAGAGACCTTGTTTTAAACACCTTTGGTGTTTCGGTCCATTTACATCACGTAAAGCGTGTAGTTATTCTTGGGCATCAAGACTGCAGCACTGGCTATGGAGGGTCAAAAAACTTCTCAGAACCACTCGTTGAGTATAAAGCCATTTGCAAGGATTTAAAAAAGGCACGGAGACTCATGAAGTTAAGATTTCCTCACCTAAAAGTATTTCTATATTATGCCACGGTACTGTATAAGGACCACCAGCGCATATATAATTTTAAGCAAATTTTGTGAGCATTAAATTTTAATGATGCACCCGCAGAATTGAGAAAGAGGGAAAATACGAAAAAATTTAAAATAAAGGAACCTGAAAATGCTCACAGATAGCCCCATGTATGTACGGAATATGCGTAAACAAAAACATACCAGCTTAAATATAAATCTTTTCATTGTGAAAAAAAATTGGATGGCAATGTGTCTTGCTTTTGTCTCATTTTTTGCAATCCCTCTTGGGTGTGCATATAACAAAACGCCTTCACCTGACCTTTTGGTGGATAGTCAACAGATAGCTATTACTGTACAACCTGAGGCAGCAAGACCTGATTGTGATACCTTAGCAATTACCTGCATTGACTATCGTTTTGCCGTTGCAAACCAGGAATTTATAAATGAAACTTTAGGACTGAAAGACAATTACGATCATATTTCCATACCGGGGAGTATTTATAATCTTGTAAACCCGGAAACACGGGCGCTCTTTTTTAGCAAGTTTGCCCTCTCAGTAAGGCTTCATCTCATAAATCGAGTTGTCATTATTAACCACAGAGATTGCGGGGGATATGGAGGTTCGGCATCTTTCGGGTCGGAAATTGCGGAGTATGAAACACAAACGGGAGATTTAAGAAAAGCAAGGGCACTGTTAATAGAAAAATACCCCACTCTTCAGGTGGATTTGTTTTTAGAATCCTTAGTGCAGGAAGGAGGGGAAATGAAGGTTCATTTTGAAAAGATACCATAATCGAAACAAGGCCTTCTCTTTCATGCAACAGTTTTATTCTTCAGCTGTTTTTGCACAACGAAATCCGATTTGAGGGCTTTGCGCATACCATGGCACCCGATAACGGGCGGCACATCGTGCATAATGCCCGAAGTAAAGGAAGCCGCCGCCGCGGACAACCCTTTGCAAGCCAGAATCTGAGCCAGAAGGATTTTTTGACGGAGATACAGCATAATAATTTTGGTCATAATAGTCGGCACACCATTCCCAAACATTTCCCGCCATGTCGTAACACCCATAGGGACTTTTACCTTTCTCATATTTCCCCACCGGTGTTGTCCCCCTAAGTCCGGCCTCACGGTAATCTGATTCCCACACAGTGCACTTCTCTTTATCAAATTTATTTCCCCACGGCCATAAACGCTTGTCGGTACCTCGTGCCGCTTTTTCCCATTCAGCTTCTGTTGGCAACCTTTTCCCTGCCCATTTTGCGTATGCAGCGGCATCCTCCCAGGTTACCCCTACAACAGGATAATTTGGCCGATTGAACCTGGCATCATTCCAGCAACTTGGCCTATGGTACCCTGTCTCTTCAACGAATTTTTTATACTGCTCATTAGTCACTTCGTATTTATCCATGTAAAAGGCATCCAGATAGACCGCATGTTCAGGTCCGTCATAAATATTATACGCCAGCAGAAAACTCCAGTTATAGCGTGTATTATCACCCATGGTGAATTCACCGGATGGTACATAGACCATGCCTGGATACTTCTCTTCAGAAGCTGTTAGTTCATCAACAACAAGAATACCCAAAAATAATATAAACAAAATCATGAAACCTTTTTTCGTAATCAACTTTTAGTATCTCCCCTTTGTGACAATTTCATACCTGGCAATCTCCAGAGGTGAATATCCGGAGACAATTTCATTGAAAGTCTTAACCTCACCCTTCCAAAAAGTCTTGATTGAAAAATCCTGCGTAAACAACAGTGAATCAGAGGTGTTAAAAACCCGAATTGCAAATGTTGCGATACTTCGGTCTTTATCTGACAAATTTTTTATCTCACCTTTAATCTGTGAAGATGACCCAAAGGGAAGGAGTCTCACATTTCGCATATAAAACCCGTCTCCTATCTCTTGAAAACCCTCTTCTTCCGGCGTAGGAATGTGTTCTTTTACTACTTCCACTGTTTCCGTACCCTCAGCAATCGTTACGGTTTCGGTTCCAGCAGGCACTTGTGCTGGCGTAGTTGGTAGTACTTCGGCAGTTACTGTCCCCGCAACGCCAACCCCGGCTTTTTCCACTTTTTTTATCCGCGTTTCCAAATCTGAAATAGTCTTCAATTGTCCTTCAAAGGTTTTTACCGAGGAATCCAAAGAAGCCACCCGTGTTTTGAAACTTTCTTCAACGGTTGCAATCCTCTTCTCTTGGTCACCTAATTTTTCGGTCACTAATTTACTCAAATCATCAATAGCCTTTTTAATGGGTTCCAAAGGTCTTTGCGCCTCCTGATATCTTTTCTCGAGTACAGCAGTTTTTACTTCCTGATCCTCAACCCGCTTTGAAAGATCAGACAATAACTTTTTTAAGACATCCAGGGTCTTGCCAAAAGAATCCAGCAACCCTTTGACATCTGCCACAGACGAAGTCTTCTCTATCGCCTCTAATCTTGAAACGATAGAATTCAATTTTTCTTCATTCCCTTTTATTATCTTATCGAACTCTTTCGAATGGGTCTCACTCACACTTTTTTGAAGTGCAGTAATTTGCGACCCCAGGTTATCGAGGTTCTTCATCCAGCCCGAAAGTGACTTTTGAAAATCATCAAACTCCTTCATGACTTCCTGCGCTCCTCCTTGCCCATTAGCATTCTTTGCACCAAAAAGGGAGAAGACCAGAACTATGCTTACTGTGACGAAAAGTATACCTTTCATGAATAGTACTCCATCTTAAAAACGTGTGGTTCTAAATAGATGGTAAGTAGTCTATCAAAAAATCTTATCCACCGCAAATATTTATCTGCTCCTCGGCAATACAGAGTTTGGAATTGATTTTAAAGGATAAAATTGTTATAATACATTTTTTTACAATAACTGTTAAAAGATAATAATCTCGAGAAAGGATACTATGCAGGTTTTAATTGCAGATGAACTTCCGGACATATGCATTGAAATACTTGAAAAAGCAGGAATTGATGCCCTGAATAAACCCGGTATAAAAGCGGATGAATTAAAGACTATAATGACAAGCTGCGATGGAATTATATTGCGCAGTGGGACAAAAATTACCGCACCTTTACTGGAAAAAGTAGATAAACTAAAGGCCATTTGCCGGGCTGGCGTTGGGGTTGACAACGTAGATGTAGCGGCAGCCACCAAAAAAGGCATTGTGGTCATGAATACGCCAGAAGGAAATATAACTTCAACTGCCGAACATACCGTAGCATTGCTCTTTTCCCTTTCACGTTTTGTTCCCCAGGCCTGCGCATCAGTCAAGGCTGGTAAATGGGAAAGGAAGAAGTTTACCGGCATTCAAATTGCCGGAAAGACTCTTGGTATCATCGGACTCGGCCGGGTAGGAAGACAGGTTGCAAAACGCGCTGTTGCCTTAGAGATGAAGGTCGTTGGTTATGACCCTTTCATCTCTCCCGAAATGACATCACAATACAGCATACACATTGCAAAAAATCTCAAAGAATTACTCTCTCAAGCCGATTATATTACGATTCATGTCCCTTTTAACAGCGAGACAAAGAATCTTATCACACAAAAGGAATTTTCGATAATGAAACCGGGAGTTCGTATTATCAATTGCGCGCGGGGCGGAATTCTCTCCGAAGAAGATCTCTACAATGCCATAAAGAGTGGCCACGTTGCAGGAGCCGCCCTCGATGTGTTTGATGTAGAACCACCCACAGGTAATAAGCTCCTGGAACTAGACCAAGTTGTCGCAACGCCTCACTTGGGGGCATCTACGGAAGAGGCCCAATTTGCGGTTGCTGTAGAAGCAGCTGAACAAATGGCTGACGCGCTTACGGGAAAGGGGTTTCGAAATGCAGTAAACCTCCCCCCGTATAACATCGAAGAATTTAACATCCTGAAACCCTATATAACATTGGCGGAAAAGATGGGTTCTCTCCTCATCCAACTCGCCGCCGGAGGTATTCAGTCGGTAGATATTGTTTATACAGGAGAAATTACCAAGAGAAATATTTGCCTTGTTACGGACAGCCTCATGGTTGGACTGCTCAAGCCCGCCCTCGAAGACGGTGTCAACCTCGTCAGTGCACCACATCTTATCGCAGAACGAGGTATCAAGATCAATATTACCACCAGCAGTGGTGTGAGCGATTTCACGAGTCTCGTTAGCGCAAAAATAAAAAGCGCTAACGGTGAAACCACCATATCTGGGACGGTTTACGGTAAAAATGAACCACGGCTTGTGAATGTCAACGGATACGGCATCGAGGCAGTACTCAACGAACACATGCTTATTCTCTTTGGTAAGGATAAACCCGGTTTAATTGGAAATATTGGTCGGGTTCTTGGTGACAAAAAGATAAATATTGCCCATATGGCATTTGGCAGGAAGGAGACTGGTGGCAATGCCATTACGATCATAAACGTAGATGCCGCTGTACCGCAAGATTGCATCCGGGAGATGGAACGGCTTGACCACATAGAAGCAGCTTATTTAATACATCTTTAAAATTAGAGAACGTCGAGGTACACAAACCAAAACGGGAAGGCCAGACAATTTGCAGAGAAGACAAGAGCAGATGTAAGCACTGAAGACAAAAGGACTTACCCCATAAGGCGCAAGGCGTTTATCTCTGGTAACCCTGCCATATAAATCTTATTTACGGCATCATGAATATTGTATTTAGTGCGTTTAATTTGTGCAACCTTTTTTTCATCATCATAAATAGCATAAGACGCCCTGATGTCCCAATCTCGCGGCTGACCTACACTCCCCACATTGATAAGCACCTTTTCGGCGTTATTTAAATCAAAAACACACCCTCTATCCACACGGATGCTTCCGCTCTCCCCAAAAATGGCTAACGGCACATGGCTGTGACCATAAAAACAAATCTGTGTTTTTAAGATATCTAAATTAAGTTGTGCATCAGCCCCTGTCGTAATATAATCAAAGAATTCGGGATGATTCAAAGAGGCATGCACGAGGGTAATATCGTTTAGCTCTACAACCAAAGGTAAATTTTTTAAGAATTCTATACACTCGGCCGAGAGGTGCTTTGCCGTCCACAAAATTGCAGCCCTTGCATCGGCATGGAAATAACCTGCTGGAAATTTTCCCACCGCTGCATAGTCATGGTTTCCCGCCACAACGATACAGTTTAATTCACGTATTAAGTCTATACACTTTATCGGTTCGGCAGCATAACCAACGATATCTCCTGTACATAATACCTTGTCAACACGCTCCTTTTGCAATTCATCAACAACTGCCGTTAATGCCTCATAGTTACTATGTACGTCTCCGATTACTCCATATATCAACAACAAGTCCTTTCCAATATTAGAGATGCGTAAACTCAACGACATTCTTTGCGGTCGAAAAGCAAGAATGCTAATATGATAACAAACATAATATACAGCGCAGCATATATCAACAACAATACCATGTGATATAAACACAACGACTCTAACTTGTTTTCCACTCCAATAGCACTGAATTCCTCAAGATTTGGAAAAAAGATACCCAAAAACGTGAGGTACCATCGGGTTCCGCCCCCATTTTGCTGAAGCACATCCTGAAAAAAACTTATTACATTCCCAATGGCATAGATAACCATGCAACAACTCAGGTTGGATATCATAGGCAAGTATACAGAGCCGGCAGTTGCTATGGCACACATTATGGCAACTTGTAAAAATGCAAATATCAGTTGAAAAACCGTTGAATACCCAACCCGTTCAAATGCCGTTAATAAACCCGTATGATAATCGAAAGACTCCCTCATGCACAACGAAA
The Candidatus Brocadia sp. DNA segment above includes these coding regions:
- a CDS encoding formylglycine-generating enzyme family protein, which codes for MITKKGFMILFILFLGILVVDELTASEEKYPGMVYVPSGEFTMGDNTRYNWSFLLAYNIYDGPEHAVYLDAFYMDKYEVTNEQYKKFVEETGYHRPSCWNDARFNRPNYPVVGVTWEDAAAYAKWAGKRLPTEAEWEKAARGTDKRLWPWGNKFDKEKCTVWESDYREAGLRGTTPVGKYEKGKSPYGCYDMAGNVWEWCADYYDQNYYAVSPSKNPSGSDSGLQRVVRGGGFLYFGHYARCAARYRVPWYAQSPQIGFRCAKTAEE
- a CDS encoding phosphoglycerate dehydrogenase; amino-acid sequence: MQVLIADELPDICIEILEKAGIDALNKPGIKADELKTIMTSCDGIILRSGTKITAPLLEKVDKLKAICRAGVGVDNVDVAAATKKGIVVMNTPEGNITSTAEHTVALLFSLSRFVPQACASVKAGKWERKKFTGIQIAGKTLGIIGLGRVGRQVAKRAVALEMKVVGYDPFISPEMTSQYSIHIAKNLKELLSQADYITIHVPFNSETKNLITQKEFSIMKPGVRIINCARGGILSEEDLYNAIKSGHVAGAALDVFDVEPPTGNKLLELDQVVATPHLGASTEEAQFAVAVEAAEQMADALTGKGFRNAVNLPPYNIEEFNILKPYITLAEKMGSLLIQLAAGGIQSVDIVYTGEITKRNICLVTDSLMVGLLKPALEDGVNLVSAPHLIAERGIKINITTSSGVSDFTSLVSAKIKSANGETTISGTVYGKNEPRLVNVNGYGIEAVLNEHMLILFGKDKPGLIGNIGRVLGDKKINIAHMAFGRKETGGNAITIINVDAAVPQDCIREMERLDHIEAAYLIHL
- a CDS encoding metallophosphoesterase, which produces MSLSLRISNIGKDLLLIYGVIGDVHSNYEALTAVVDELQKERVDKVLCTGDIVGYAAEPIKCIDLIRELNCIVVAGNHDYAAVGKFPAGYFHADARAAILWTAKHLSAECIEFLKNLPLVVELNDITLVHASLNHPEFFDYITTGADAQLNLDILKTQICFYGHSHVPLAIFGESGSIRVDRGCVFDLNNAEKVLINVGSVGQPRDWDIRASYAIYDDEKKVAQIKRTKYNIHDAVNKIYMAGLPEINALRLMG